The sequence below is a genomic window from Rhizobium sp. NXC14.
GCGACATCCATCGATGACAGCTTCCAGACTTTCAGCGGATCGTGCCTGCGGTCGTGAAAACGCTTGAGCTGCATCTCGCGGCCGATATCGAGATAGAACTTGAAGAAGAAGATACCCTCATGGGCAATGATCTTTTCGAGCTGCGGCGCCTGCTTGAGGAAGCCTTCATATTGCTGCGGCGTGCAGAAACCCATGACCGGTTCGACGCCGGCGCGGTTGTACCAGGAGCGGTCGAACAGCACGAATTCGCCCGCGGTCGGGAATTGCGCGACATAACGCTGGAAATACCATTGCCCCTGCTCGCGCTCGGTCGGCTTGGCGAGCGCGACGACGCGCGCAAGGCGCGGGTTCATATGCGCCGACGAGGCCGAAATGGCGCCGCCCTTGCCGGCCGCGTCCCGCCCCTCGAACAGCGCCATCACCCGCTTGCCGGTCGCCTGAAGCCAGAACTGCACCTTGACGAGTTCCACCTGCAGTTTTTCCAGCTGCTCCAGATAGTCCTCCTCGTTGAGTTTCTTCTTGTAGGGAAACCCGCCGGACTCGAGGGCGTTTTCCTCCACCCAGTCCGGCAGGACCGGATCATCGACGTCGAAGATGCGTTTCTTGCCGCGGATGTCGAGCTCCACCGCCCTGCTTTCGACAGTCTCGCCCATATGCTCCTCCTGCGCTGGTGGTCCTCTTGCCGTAGGCGAACATATTTGACGTTGAAAATCAAATCTTTCGCTTTTGGCCGGTGATTTTTCCCGAGCGTGCGCTGAAGTCTTTCGCTTGACCGGCGCCAGCCGAAAACTTCTGTCATGAATTGCCGCTATCAGGCAGAGTTCAATATAGAGAAAACGAATCGACGCCTCGAGGCCCACTTGCAAGACGAAACCCCCTGGAGAAAAAGCCTGCTGGCGCGCATCCGGCGCGAACGTCCGGTGCTGCTTGCGGCCATCCTCAGCGCGCTTGCCGCCCTTGCCGCCGGGATGAACAAGTGGGTGGTGCTCGTTCTCCTGCTCGTCATGATCTTGACCGCGCTGTTCAAGGAGGCGCCTGTCGTCGAGGCGCAACCCGTCGAGCCGGCGGCAGCGGAGCCGCAAGCACCGCCAAGCCGCCTGCCTGACGTTTCTGCCACGCTTGCCGGGCTCGATATTCCCGCCATGGTGCTGTCGGACGACGCCTCGGTGCTGTTCCAGAACCCTGCCGCCGAAAAGGCCTTCGGTGAGGTGGCGCTCGGCGCCCATATATCGGCCCGGCTGCGCTCGCCCGGCGTGCTCGACATGGTGCGCGAAACCATCGCCACCAACGCGCCGAACCAGATCGAGCATGCCGAGCGGCTGCCGTCCGAGCGCGTCTATATCGTCCGCAGCGCGCCTGTCGAATTCCAGGCCGAGGGCCAGCGGGAGCGGTTTTTCATCCTGTCCTTCCGCGATATATCGGAGGTCCGCCGCATCGACCGCATGCGGTCGGATTTCGTCGCCAATGCCAGCCATGAGCTGCGCACGCCGCTTGCTTCATTGCGCGGCTTCATCGAAACCATCCAGGGGCCGGCGAAGAACGATCAGAAGGCGCAGGCACAGTTTCTGGGCATCATGCTCGATCAAGCGACGCGCATGAGCAGGCTGGTCGATGATCTGTTGTCGCTCTCCCGCCTGGAGTTGAAATCGCACATTGCGCCGGACGAGAAGGTCGATCTGGTGCCGCTGCTCGGCCATGTCCGCGACTCGCTGGTGCCGCTCGCCAGGGATGTCGGCGTCGAAATCAACCTGCATCTGCCCGATGGCAAGGTAGAGGTGCTGGGGGATCGCGACGAGCTTGTCCAGGTCTTCGAGAACCTGATCGAGAATGCCTGCAAATATGGCCATGAAGGCAAGATCGTCGACGTCTGGCTGAAGAACGGCGCCGGCGCCCCGGTGGAGGTCAGCATCATCGACAAGGGTCCGGGCATTCCGGCCGAGCACGTGCCGCGTCTGACGGAGCGCTTCTACCGCGTCAGCATCGAGGACAGCCGCTCGAAGAAAGGCACCGGCCTCGGCCTTGCCATCGTCAAACATATCCTCACCCGCCACCGCGCCCGGCTGATCGTCAAGTCCGAGGTAGGCAAGGGCACCGATTTTACGGTGCGGTTCTAGCGTGGTACGCGACGCGAGCGATAAGCGATGCGTACCACGGATGAACGACCGGGTTGATGATCGACATTTTGGACCGGGATGATACCTGACAGTTTTCATTCTGTCGTATGTGCTGCTTTAGGCCTCATCGGCCCGGGCGGTCGCGGCGGAGCGAAGCGACGAAAGCGTCCGTCCGGGCCGATGAGGCCTATGTCGCGGTTGCAGAAGCGCACGACGTGGTCACCGTTTTCGAGCTCGCTCAGGCCGACGAGTTCGCCGGCAAGGGCTTCGCTGACAAAGAGTCGGCCTCCCTTCCATTTGATCTCACCGTTGTCTCGCACGCGACGCACTTGATGATCGGCATCATACCAGGGATCGTCGAGACGCTCGGGCATCACACGCGGCTGGCAGGGTCGATAGAGATCGGCCGGTGGTCGTTGACCCAGCGCTTCATGCGGGCGCTCCTCATTGTAGTGCCGGCGAAAGGCATCGAAACGGGCCTGCTGTTGGCCGGCATTATCGGCCGGTGGCTTGGATGTCTGGGCCTTGAGAGTACGATGCATGCGCTCGTGCCTGCCGTTCTCCTGGGGCGATGCCGGCGAGATGAAGTGCGCCTCGATGCCGAGCTTGATCCACCAAGTCGATAATCGGGTCAGGCCGCCGGCCCCATGGCTGCCGAAAGGCGAACCATTGTCGCAGCGGATCGCAAACGGTAGCCCATGGGTGCGAAAGGCTCGTTCGAAGACAGGCCGCACGCCGTCGATGGTCTGTGGAGCAATTTGGACATCGATCAGAAAACGGCTATAGCTGTCGCTGATCGTCAGTGGATCGATGCGTTGTTGGTCGCGGGTGCGGAACCAGCCCTTAAAGTCCACGCTCCATTCGTCATTGGCTTTTGTTGCCTCGGTGAACGGCCGGCTTTGGTCCAGTGCCCTGCGTCGCCGCTTGGCAGTGTCCACAAGGCCTGCCCGTTTGAGGATGTCGCCGATCGTCGAGGCCGCCGGCCAAGCGGTCTGCGCAGACTGGCGCTGCAACAGCGCCAGCAGCTTGCGCGGCCCCATATGCGGAAACCGCCGGCGTAGCGCAATCACCTCATCGGCAAGGGCTGACGGCGTGCGATGCGGGCACGAAACCGTGCCATGCGACCGATCGACAAACCAATCCGGCGCTCCGCTCATCTGCCGTTTGCGCCAGGCGTAAAATGTATCCCGGCTCACACCGTAGCGTCGGCAAAGATCTCTCACACTCCAGTGCCCCAAAGCATAGTCCGACAGCATCCGAACACGTTCTTCCATGCGACAAGTCTCCACAAATGGCATCGGAAGCCCTCCCTCCGACACACTATGACTTGTCGACCATCAACCCGGTTCATTCTGTCAGGTATCAGCCCGGGCTGTACCCGGACGCTGCCCCTCACCCTAACCCTCTCCCCGTAAACGGGGGCGAGGGGACGTGCCATGCGAGAGGCTCGCGGGGAGCCGAGAGGTTGCGGCATATCCCCTTCGCCCCGTTTACGGGGAGAAGGTGGCGGCAGCCGGATGAGGGGCAAGTCACAAGGAAAAACGTCAATGAGAGGTTCCAAACCCAAAACCATCGCCCGAGCACGTTCCCTGCGCCAGTCGGATAACGACGCAGAAGGTAAATTGTGGCAGGAGTTGCGCGACCGGCGCTTCAACGGACACAAGTTCGTCCGGCAATTGCCGATCGGTCGTTATTTTGCAGACTTCGCCTGTCGTGAATTGCGGCTTGTCGTCGAGATCGACGGGAGCCAGCATGCGGACAACCGACGGGATGGAATCCGGGATTCCTTCATGACCAACAATGGCTGGTCGGTGGTTCGTTTTTGGAATGTAGATGTGCTGAGCGCGCTGCCATCCGTGCTGGAGACGATCGTTGCGATCTGCGACGGGCTGCTGGTCGAACGCGTCGAGGCAATGGATTTGCGGTTCTTTCCAGCCATGCGTGAATAACGATGGCGTGCCGTGCGATTGCCCCTCACCCTAACCCTCTCCCCGTACTGACGGGGAGAGGGGACGTGCCCTGTCGAGAGTTTTTGGGTGGGACGGACAGGTCGCGGCATATCCCCTTCTCCCCGTCAAAACGGGGAGAAGGTGCCGGCAGGCGGATGAGGGGCAGATCCCACGGGCGGACCTGAATGAAAGAATGCAGGCGGGAAGGGCCAGGGTGCCTTTCCACAACCACCGGACACGTGTGATAAACTTGCAATGCAAGGTAGAGCGCCGATCCAAATTTTCCCGACAGTCGACACTTTCGGGCGGCATCCATAAAATTTGTTGTCATAAAACAGACGCTTAACCTGTCACAAATGTTTCACGGATTTGACATAAAAGGACGGTGCTTACAGCGTTAAGAGAGTCCCGCCGATGAAAAAAGGCATGCGAGGGCCTCTCTATAGGCCGCACTCACACAAGCCCAATGCGGGAGATTTCTAATGAACACCTTCAAGCTCACCGTTGCCGCGCTCGCTGCAACTGCCGCTTTCGCTGGCGCAGCCGTCGCTCGCGACCAGATCCAGATCGCTGGTTCGTCCACCGTCCTGCCTTACGCCAAGATCGTTGCCGAGTCCTTCGGCGAGACCTTCACCAACTTCAAGACGCCGGTCGTCGAATCCGGCGGCACGGGCGCTGGTTTGAAGGAATTCTGCAAGGGCGTTGGTGAAGACACCATCGACATCGCCAACGCTTCGCGTCCGATCAACAAGAATGAAGCCGAAGCTTGCAAGGCCGCCGGCGTAACCGACATCCAGGAAGTCAAGATCGGTTATGACGGGATCGTCTTCGCAACCGACTCGTCCAACCCGGATGTCGCTTACGTTCCGGCCGACATCTACAAGGCCCTCGCTGCCCAGGTCGTCGTCGACGGCAAGCTCGTCGCCAACCCCTACAAGAAGTGGTCGGAAGTCAACCCGAAGCTCCCTGCCGTTGATATCGCCGCCTATATCCCGGGCGAAAAGCACGGCACGCGCGAAGTCTTCGAACAGAACGTTCTTGCCGCCGGCTGCAAGGCTTCGGGCGCTCTCGACGTTATCGCCAAGGAAATCTCCGACAAGGCTGCTCAGACCAAGGCCTGCGTCGCAGTCCGCAAGGACGGCGCTGCAGTCGACATCGACGGCGACTATCCGGAAACCCTCGCACGCATCGCCGCCAACAAGACCGGCGTCGGCGTATTTGGCCTTTCCTTCTATGAAAACAACGCCGACAAGCTCAAGGTCGCCAGCGTGAACGGTATCGTTCCGTCCACCGAAACGATCGCCAACGGCACCTATCCGGTTTCCCGCCCGCTGTTCTTCTATGTCAAGAAGGCACATCTCGGCGCCGTTCCGGGCCTGAAGGAATATGTCAACTTCTTCGTATCCGACCAGATGATCGGCCCCGACGGCCCGCTGGCTGAATACGGCCTCGTTGCCGCTCCGGATGCCGAGCGTGATGCGATCCGCAAAGACGTCGAAGCCGGTAAGTCCATGTAAATGACTTTGCCGGCGCGGTGCTTCAAAGCCCGCGCCGGCATCGTTAATGTCCCTGCGTGGCGGTCTTTCCGCTGCAGGGTTGAATTCCTTCTCCATGATTGGAAGCCGAAGGCAGGCTGATGAAGCCGCCGCGCTTTTTTGGGGGCCACGGGGCCTGGGGACGTAACGAATGAGCACATCCGTCATACTTCTGTGCCTTGTGGTGATCGGTGCCGCCGCCTATCTGGTCGCGCGCAGCCGTGCCACGGCCCTTGCCGGAGGCAGGTCCTCCGCACTGCATTCCCGGCCGGCCTATTACGGCGCCTATGCCGCGATCTGGACGGTTCTTCCCGCCCTCATCGTCCTCTGCGTCTGGCTCTCCGTCAGCCCCGGCATCATCCAGTCCTCGGTTCGGGGAGCTTTCCCTGCTGACGTCAAGGCTCAGGCCGCAGTCGAACAGGATCTGAGCTATTCGATGGTGGCGACGGTCGCGCGCGGGTTGACGATGCTGACATCGGACGAAGCCGCCGCGGTGGCAAACGATCCGGCCGCCCTGCAGGCCAAGCTCAGCGAAAAGGGCGTGCCGCTCGCCGGCCAGCCGCAGCCTTACATGGTCGCGGCCGCCAAGACGCTGAATTCCATGAGCATGACGAGCCGCCTCGCCATGACGGCGATCGTCTTCATTCTGGCCGTTGCCGGCGCCCTTTATGCGCTGCGCGCCATCGCGCCGCGCTTCCGCGCCCGCAACCGCGTCGAGCGCGTCATGCTCTGGGGCCTGCTGCTCGCCTCCTCGATCGCCATCCTGACGACGGTCGGCATCGTGTTGTCCATGCTGTCGGAAGCCGCCCGCTTCTTTGCCGTCGTTCCCGCCGGCGAATTCTTCTTCGGCACCGTCTGGGATCCGCGCTTTGCCGGCGCCGGCAGCTCCTCCTTCGGCCAGTTCGGCCTGATCCCGCTCCTGCTCGGCACGCTATATATCGGCCTCGTCGCCATGCTCGTCGCCGTTCCGGTCGGCCTCTTCGCCGCCATCTATATGGCCGAATACGCCTCGCCGAAGCTGCGTTCCGTCTCCAAGCCTCTTCTCGAAGTGCTGGCCGGCATCCCGACGATCGTCTACGGCTTCTTCGCGCTCGTCACCGTCGGTCCGTTCCTGCGCGATTTCTCCGCCCAGATCAGTGGCCTGCTCTCCGGCAGCTACACCAATTTCATCCAGGCGCAGAGCGTTCTGACGGCTGGTATCGTCATGGGCATCATGTTGATCCCCTACGTCTCCTCGCTGTCGGACGACATCATCACCGCCGTGCCGCGGGCACTGCGTGATGGTTCGCTCGGTCTCGGCGCCACACGCTCCGAAACCATCAAGAAGGTGGTCCTGCCGGCCGCGCTTCCCGGCATCGTCGGCGCGCTGCTGATGACCGCCTCGCGCGCCATCGGCGAGACCATGATCGTCGTGTTGGCCGCGGGTGTCGCCGCCCGCATTCAGATCAACCCTTTCGAGCCGATGACCACGGTGACCGTCAAGATCGTCAACCAGCTGACGGGCGACCTTGAGTTCACCTCGCCGCAGACGCTGGTTGCCTTCGCGCTTGGCATCACGCTGTTCTGCATCACGCTTTGCCTCAACATCTATGCGCTCTACATCGTGCGCAAATACCGGGAGCAGTACGAATGACGAATATTGTTTCTCCCGCCATCGGTGCCACCGTTTCCAAAGTGCCGGCCCGCCGTGATATCGGCATCAAGCGCCGCTATGCCGCCGAGCGCCGGTTCCAGGCCTACGGTATCGCCGCCATCGCCTTCGGCCTTATCTTCCTCTTCGTCCTGCTGTGGACGGTGATCGGCAAAGGCTACACCGCCTTCCAACAGACGACGATCACCCTGCCGGTCGAATTCGCCGAAAAGACGATCGATCCGAACAGCAAGCGGGCGACCGATCCTTCGGTGCTGATTGCCGCCAACTATCCGGTTCTGCTGCGCGACGCGATCGTCAAGCAGCTGAACATCAATGCATCGAGCCGTCCGGATGTGCGCGATGCAACCGCCATGCTCTCCAAGAGCGCGCCGATCCAGCTGCGCGATCTGGTCGTCGCCGATCCCTCGATCATCGGCAAGACCGTCAACGTCACCCTGCTCGCCGATGCCAATATCGATAGCGCCAACAAGGGCCAGATCGATCTTTCCGTCGATGAGAAGAACCGCAAGGTCAACGACAAGCAGGTCAACTGGATGAACCAGCTGAAGGCGAGCGGCGCTCTTCAGAAGCAGTTCAACACCGGCCTCTTCGTCAACGGCAATTCCAGCCGTCCGGAGGCCGCCGGTCTCGGCGTCGCCCTCATCGGCTCGCTCTACCTGATGCTGATCGTGCTGGTTCTGTCGCTGCCGATCGGCGTCGCCGCTTCGATCTATCTCGAGGAGTTTGCGCCGAAGAACAGGCTGACGGACCTGATCGAGGTCAACATCAACAACCTCGCAGCCGTCCCGTCGATCGTCTACGGTCTGCTCGGCCTTTCCGTCTTCATCAACTTCATCGGCCTGCCGCGCTCGGCTTCTCTGGTAGGCGGCCTGGTGCTGACGCTGATGACCCTGCCGACGATCATCATCGCCACCCGCGCGGCCCTGCGCGCCGTGCCGCCTTCGATCCGCGCCGCAGCTCTCGGCCTCGGCGCCTCGAAGATGCAGATGGTGTTCCACCACGTCCTGCCGCTTGCCATGCCCGGCATCCTCACCGGCACGATCATCGGCCTGGCGCACGCGCTCGGCGAAACCGCGCCGCTGCTCTTGATCGGCATGGTCGCCTTCGTCGCCAATGCGCCCGCGACACCGCTCGAGCCCTCGACGGCCTTGCCCGTGCAGGTCTATATGTGGGCGAACGAGGCCGAACGTGCCTTCGTGGAGCGTACTTCGGGTGCCATCATCGTCCTGCTCCTGTTCCTGGTCGTCATGAACATGGGCGCCATCCTCTTGCGTCGTCGCTTCGAGCGCCGCTGGTAAACGGAGTTAAACATCATGAACATGCTGACGGAAGCTGCAGTTGAAAAGGCGCTGGATCAGAAGATGAGCAACGTCCCGTATAAAATGATCGGACAGGATGTCTCCGTATACTACGGCGAGAAGCGCGCGCTTTTCGACGTGAACCTGAACATCCGCGAAAACACCGTAACCGCCCTGATCGGCCCCTCGGGCTGCGGCAAGTCGACCTTCCTGCGAAGCCTGAACCGCATGAACGACACGATCGAGGGGTGCCGCGTTACCGGCAAGATCACGCTCGACAGCGACGATATCTATGATCCGGATATCGACGTCGTCGAACTTCGCGCCCGCGTCGGCATGGTTTTCCAGAAGCCGAACCCATTCCCCAAGTCGATCTATGAAAACGTCTCCTACGGCCCCCGCATCCACGGTCTCGCCAAGTCGAAGGCCGATC
It includes:
- a CDS encoding DUF559 domain-containing protein, whose translation is MRGSKPKTIARARSLRQSDNDAEGKLWQELRDRRFNGHKFVRQLPIGRYFADFACRELRLVVEIDGSQHADNRRDGIRDSFMTNNGWSVVRFWNVDVLSALPSVLETIVAICDGLLVERVEAMDLRFFPAMRE
- the phoR gene encoding phosphate regulon sensor histidine kinase PhoR — protein: MARIRRERPVLLAAILSALAALAAGMNKWVVLVLLLVMILTALFKEAPVVEAQPVEPAAAEPQAPPSRLPDVSATLAGLDIPAMVLSDDASVLFQNPAAEKAFGEVALGAHISARLRSPGVLDMVRETIATNAPNQIEHAERLPSERVYIVRSAPVEFQAEGQRERFFILSFRDISEVRRIDRMRSDFVANASHELRTPLASLRGFIETIQGPAKNDQKAQAQFLGIMLDQATRMSRLVDDLLSLSRLELKSHIAPDEKVDLVPLLGHVRDSLVPLARDVGVEINLHLPDGKVEVLGDRDELVQVFENLIENACKYGHEGKIVDVWLKNGAGAPVEVSIIDKGPGIPAEHVPRLTERFYRVSIEDSRSKKGTGLGLAIVKHILTRHRARLIVKSEVGKGTDFTVRF
- a CDS encoding substrate-binding domain-containing protein, producing MNTFKLTVAALAATAAFAGAAVARDQIQIAGSSTVLPYAKIVAESFGETFTNFKTPVVESGGTGAGLKEFCKGVGEDTIDIANASRPINKNEAEACKAAGVTDIQEVKIGYDGIVFATDSSNPDVAYVPADIYKALAAQVVVDGKLVANPYKKWSEVNPKLPAVDIAAYIPGEKHGTREVFEQNVLAAGCKASGALDVIAKEISDKAAQTKACVAVRKDGAAVDIDGDYPETLARIAANKTGVGVFGLSFYENNADKLKVASVNGIVPSTETIANGTYPVSRPLFFYVKKAHLGAVPGLKEYVNFFVSDQMIGPDGPLAEYGLVAAPDAERDAIRKDVEAGKSM
- the pstA gene encoding phosphate ABC transporter permease PstA; amino-acid sequence: MTNIVSPAIGATVSKVPARRDIGIKRRYAAERRFQAYGIAAIAFGLIFLFVLLWTVIGKGYTAFQQTTITLPVEFAEKTIDPNSKRATDPSVLIAANYPVLLRDAIVKQLNINASSRPDVRDATAMLSKSAPIQLRDLVVADPSIIGKTVNVTLLADANIDSANKGQIDLSVDEKNRKVNDKQVNWMNQLKASGALQKQFNTGLFVNGNSSRPEAAGLGVALIGSLYLMLIVLVLSLPIGVAASIYLEEFAPKNRLTDLIEVNINNLAAVPSIVYGLLGLSVFINFIGLPRSASLVGGLVLTLMTLPTIIIATRAALRAVPPSIRAAALGLGASKMQMVFHHVLPLAMPGILTGTIIGLAHALGETAPLLLIGMVAFVANAPATPLEPSTALPVQVYMWANEAERAFVERTSGAIIVLLLFLVVMNMGAILLRRRFERRW
- the pstC gene encoding phosphate ABC transporter permease subunit PstC: MSTSVILLCLVVIGAAAYLVARSRATALAGGRSSALHSRPAYYGAYAAIWTVLPALIVLCVWLSVSPGIIQSSVRGAFPADVKAQAAVEQDLSYSMVATVARGLTMLTSDEAAAVANDPAALQAKLSEKGVPLAGQPQPYMVAAAKTLNSMSMTSRLAMTAIVFILAVAGALYALRAIAPRFRARNRVERVMLWGLLLASSIAILTTVGIVLSMLSEAARFFAVVPAGEFFFGTVWDPRFAGAGSSSFGQFGLIPLLLGTLYIGLVAMLVAVPVGLFAAIYMAEYASPKLRSVSKPLLEVLAGIPTIVYGFFALVTVGPFLRDFSAQISGLLSGSYTNFIQAQSVLTAGIVMGIMLIPYVSSLSDDIITAVPRALRDGSLGLGATRSETIKKVVLPAALPGIVGALLMTASRAIGETMIVVLAAGVAARIQINPFEPMTTVTVKIVNQLTGDLEFTSPQTLVAFALGITLFCITLCLNIYALYIVRKYREQYE
- a CDS encoding integrase core domain-containing protein translates to MEERVRMLSDYALGHWSVRDLCRRYGVSRDTFYAWRKRQMSGAPDWFVDRSHGTVSCPHRTPSALADEVIALRRRFPHMGPRKLLALLQRQSAQTAWPAASTIGDILKRAGLVDTAKRRRRALDQSRPFTEATKANDEWSVDFKGWFRTRDQQRIDPLTISDSYSRFLIDVQIAPQTIDGVRPVFERAFRTHGLPFAIRCDNGSPFGSHGAGGLTRLSTWWIKLGIEAHFISPASPQENGRHERMHRTLKAQTSKPPADNAGQQQARFDAFRRHYNEERPHEALGQRPPADLYRPCQPRVMPERLDDPWYDADHQVRRVRDNGEIKWKGGRLFVSEALAGELVGLSELENGDHVVRFCNRDIGLIGPDGRFRRFAPPRPPGPMRPKAAHTTE
- the ppk2 gene encoding polyphosphate kinase 2, whose amino-acid sequence is MGETVESRAVELDIRGKKRIFDVDDPVLPDWVEENALESGGFPYKKKLNEEDYLEQLEKLQVELVKVQFWLQATGKRVMALFEGRDAAGKGGAISASSAHMNPRLARVVALAKPTEREQGQWYFQRYVAQFPTAGEFVLFDRSWYNRAGVEPVMGFCTPQQYEGFLKQAPQLEKIIAHEGIFFFKFYLDIGREMQLKRFHDRRHDPLKVWKLSSMDVAALTKWGDYSEKRDRMLKETHSDFAPWTVIRANDKRRARLQLIRHMLDRIDYDGKDKAALGEIDEEIIGSGPGFLK
- the pstB gene encoding phosphate ABC transporter ATP-binding protein PstB, with the translated sequence MNMLTEAAVEKALDQKMSNVPYKMIGQDVSVYYGEKRALFDVNLNIRENTVTALIGPSGCGKSTFLRSLNRMNDTIEGCRVTGKITLDSDDIYDPDIDVVELRARVGMVFQKPNPFPKSIYENVSYGPRIHGLAKSKADLDQIVESSLQRAGLWNEVKDRVHESGTGLSGGQQQRLCIARAVAVSPEVILMDEPCSALDPIATAKVEELIHELRENYTIVIVTHSMQQAARVSQRTAMFHLGNLVEENDTDKMFTNPDDPRTQDYIMGRFG